GATGAAGAAGTTAACTGGGTTGGcttatttttaaacagtttcCTGTAGTTAGAGTGAATTGGTTTTGGTCCTGGTGTAAAAGATCTCTTAAGGTTTTCTAATGCTGAATATTTATGCCTCTCTCCCTCAACCTTCAGAAAAAAGGTGGCAAAGATAACAAAGACATGGGTCCTCCTACACACTCAAAAAAGGGTGTTGTTTCGAACCCATGCAGGGGCTGAGTGTGTaaacggacacacacacacagacgggtATTGTCTCTCACTccttcgctctctctctctcttccccctctctctcctccttttcttcctccccctcaCATCTGGACTTTTGGCAGGGCTTGGTtcctgtgtggtgtgtgtgtacattggggggtggggggggttagTTTTAGGGTTGGGCAGGTTCAAGCAGCCCACACTGTGCAAATCTGATCAGTTCAAGATTTTGAGCCTCATTGTGTCTTACAGTGTGAAGAAGTCAGACCATTAAAGCCACCACCATCACCAGGATGCctctgattttttaaaaatgattattgtCATTGTGACCTGAGAATTTCATTTACCTCCTCATCCAGTGTTGCAAATATTTGTTactaaaagcaaaaatgcagaCATGACTAAATTTGAATATAGGTTGGAACaaatcagctgttttcaatCTTGTGATTTTGGCCAAGTTCATCTGTTTAATTCCTGTTTCCATAAAGTTTCCTTATTGAGTTTCTGTTCCAGAAATTCAAACTGGGCCACGTAATAAGAATTAATACTGCAAACTGTCATGATTTCCAGTGATcggttttgtgttttcactcatgAAGTGTGAAGACATAGATTGCAGTGACTGAGGAAACAGCCcattctttgtgttttgcaattttccacagaaaattctatttaaaaaaaacagacaaaatgcaTACAAttcacacatgtacaaacatgTGGGTGGTGGGGCAGCAAAACCAAAAGTAAAGAGGAACCATGTGGGAGGAAATATGACCATGAGGTCAAACTcagattaaatatttttttcccccactgaAAGGTAGGGCTCTACTCTGGGGACACGAGGCAGATTTTCAGTCTCTCCAGCCAACACTCCCCCGTGTCCATCTTGCTCTTATTACTATATATTTAATGCTATTGTCTCCTCCTGTTGTGATGCATTTCTAGAGATAAGTAGACCCAATCCACATGTGATTTATCTCACAAGGTTTTGGGATAAACTTTGGGCTAACATCACCTACACTTCTGCTCCCTCTGGCATATGCTGTAAATCTACAGGCTTTCCCTATAGAGACCAAGATATATTCATTCATtgcttcattcatttcattaagAGTGTAAAAGAAGATGCTGACAAATAGGAACATACTGCAGATAACTTGTAAGACTTGTAAGATTGTCCCAATACTGACTAATTCCAAAAATGTGCTGTAACAAACTCACACCAGATCTGTATTCCTTGCAGGTTTGCAGCAGAGGTACCACAGTTGTGTCCAGTTTAAAGTGGACAGTGGCAAAGAGGGAGTAGCCCACCATTTTATAAAACTCCTCAGTAACCCAAAATTAGCGACACAGTGTGCTGTGAGTTTCTTATATGCAGTGCAGGGtaaagagaaaggaagggaCATTAGAAATATGTAATGTAGATGGCAATTCAAACAGTCAACATGGAGCAATTACACTTCCAACAACCTCAAGCAAACATGAGCTCAACCCAcatggagaaaaacacattacacagcAGGATCACTGGCGGACATGAGAAGACGCAGCACCGCTCTTTCTCAGGTAGTCATCTCAACAACCCACAATTTATGCCTTTAGTTGTTTGGTTACTTAGTGTTTTCACCTATGGAGTTTCCCAAGGATAAAAGCTCTATCATGTGGCATTTGAAGAAGACAAATGTGTTGtggcaagatttttttttcttatgtcaGGCCTCAGGTTAGCAGCAGAGAGGTTCTTGCAGGTAAGAGATGCAAGTCAGACAGCAGGCAGTGCAGGGATTAAGACCTAGACCACACTCACCCATCTTCATACTGTATGCATTAATGTAACCCACCTGTcaaactttgtgttttcttatggaaaatacaaatatttttcacGTTAAACGAATTGGAACAGGCAGATTGTGTTTGGACAAGAGGTTTaatgaacttttaaaaaaaaaaagtgagtgagtgtgtgtgtgtgtgtgtgtgtgtgtgtgtgttggggcaGGGGGTATCTGTCTGAGGTCCCGCCTTGATGTGTGCGGTGACGTCACATATTTAAGGAGTCTGGGATGCGAGCTCCACACAGTTTCCACAGATGAGTCAGGGAACCGTAGGCTGCCTTCTAATCTCTGCCCACGGTTGCTTTTTGCAGCGGACACATCTTCACTGGAATCAGAGCTTTCGAAAGGTATTGCGTCTTCGTTCCTCTTAAGGACTTCAGCTCAGTGAATCAGACGAGGTTGTTGAGAGGACAATTAAAACATCGAGATTATACACCAAGACTCGGCAAACAtcttttgtctgctgtttgagcCGCTTTATTTTAAGCAATTTGCTGCTTCTTAAGTCGTTAAAGGTCTTTATAAGCAATTAACTGTTCAAATAGACGTCAATTAAGCCTATGTGTATAGAGTAGGCTACAGCTGCGTTGTGGTTTTATTGTCTGCGGTTGGTATCTGATCataactttgaaaaaaaaaaaaacattgctcaTCAAATTCTGTTCCCGTTTTACGCATTGATGTGGGTTTCAATCGGTGGGGAAGTTGGTGCCCTGTTTGCATGTTATgccagaaaatgttttgtgagcagttgtttcttttgttttgttttgtctttcaaagTACCTAGCATAGAGAGTTGGGAACCTTTCTTCAGACTGTCATTAAGATTTGGCTTGATGTCTGCTGTGGTTCAGGAGAAGGTTGTGAAGCAGCGAGACTGTTGCCCTATGATTACAGAGTTTAAGTCATGTCCCTGTGAGCAGCAACCTCCACAGGACTTTTTAGGGAACAGGCATGAATGTAGCTAAAATTTGGAGCTCATTTTCAAGGGGTTGGATGTCCTaacttttaatttgaataatttagaAAAACATTAATCTCAGGTATGAttactgactttttaaaaacttctaaGTTAacttatatttttgtttttgtttcagattcTAAGACAATGATGGAGTTAATGACAGTTGACCCTTTCTATATCATGAATACAACAGATGTCGGTGGAAGAAATGGCTCTTTGTATGAGGACGACGAAGAGTATGACTACGATCATACTGAGCTGAAACAGTCTCTGAACATCATGTCTCTCATTGTTTACTCCCTGGCCTTCGTTCTTGGTGTGCTCGGGAATGGAGTGGTTATCTGGGTGACTGGGTTCAAGATGAAGAAAACAGTTAACACAGTTTGGTTCCTCAACCTCGCTGTGGCCGACTTCCTCTTCACAGCATTCCTGCCCCTGAGTGTGACATACACAGCCATGGATTTCCACTGGCCTTTTGGCAACTTCATGTGCAAAGTGAACAGCACCATAAGTTTTCTAAACATGTTTGCCAGTGTCTACATCCTGGTGGTGATCAGTGTGgacagatgtgtgtctgtggtgtggcCCGTCTGGGCCCAGAACCACCGAAGTGTACGCAAGGCGTCCTTTGTGAGTCTGGGTGTTTGGGTACTGGCTCTGATTCTCAGTGGTCCATACTTCATCTTCAAGGACACTGGGCCATCATAtcataatgaaaacattatCAACTGCTTCACCAACTTTGCTCTCTCTGATGATTATGAAACACCATCTGTGACTCAGCTGCGACATTTTCGTCATCAGGCCATGACCATCACTCGCTTCCTCCTGGGATTTGTTGTCCCCTTCACTGTCATCGTCTCCTGTTATGCTGTGATAATCCATCGTCTCAGGAGGAACCGCACCTTGGCCAGCCAGTCAAGTCGGCCCTTTAAGATTATTGCTGCTGTTATCACCACTTTTTTCTTGTGCTGGGCTCCTTATCACATAATGGGTCTAATTGAGATGGTTAATCACACCGTTAGCCATTCAAGTGAAATATTAGACCAAGTCACCACTATCGGTGTGCCTATAGCCACCAGCCTGGCCTTTCTCAACAGTTGTCTGAACCCACTGCTGTATGTGTTCATGGGCCAAGATTTCAAGGATAAAGTCCGCAAATCCATCCTGAATGTATTGGAGACTGCTTTCCAGGAGGAGGTTTCTCGTTCTTACACCTACACAAACTCGATGGTCACCAGTCGGAGTAAAGAGAAGTCTGTCTCTGATGCAGAGGTATAAGGTTGCCCATGATATGattgaaaaaatactgtaactgtACATAGGAAATATAACTGTATATAACAAATAACATTCTCTTTTAGCTTTTGTTGTTCTATTATTCAAGACAATCTCTATATATTATCTGAGACTGGAACATTTCACCTGTTGCATTTTGACTATTGTACACAAACAGTATGTATTTTAATACCTAAAACAACTTGAAtacacctacacacatgcaaaagTATCCAAACTGAATAACATGTAAAGCAAGTGTCAACATTTATCTTTTGAGTAGAAGTGGTTGTTCTTCATTATGCAACTCTGTTGTAAGCTGCACTCTGTACCAGGTGCATGTGTAATGTGCCATTTTTGACAAGACACAGCTGTTATGATCTCAAAACAGGTAGTACATTACTTTATAGTTACATTTGTGCAACACAAGATGTTGTAAGATTTGACTGACAAAGGGAACTAAAAATCTGTCTTGTATATTCCAGTTGTTGATTATTATGCCCTTGCCTGTATGGGACAGCAAATAAAATTAGTAGTTGCAGTTGTTTATAAGCCATGattgtaaacatttttaatcattagAAATGCAGGCTCATCATCTAAATATCATAGTAACAAGAGTATATTAAAGAagactgtgtttattttgctgtaaaCTATGGATAAGATATTTTACTGAATATAAAATCTACAGTGTGAAATAGTGTTGTGTAACTGCTGCACAAACAGTTTTATGGAAAGTTAATTTCCCAACTTCCCCCTCAGGCCAGCCACTGATGCCGTGATAtgtgtattcattcattcagctgaaTTTCAATTGCCACATGTCCACTGCATGCTTTGATAAACATGTTATTCAGCATAAGAACAGTCTAATGCaaatctaataaataaatatgttattaACAGATTATTCTGCTTAAAGTAGCAGCTGCATTGTAAGGCTTAGTATGATGTTTTGTTAGTTGTTTTTTGAGGGGACCTGTCTGTGACCCTCATTGCATGCATGTTGTGCTAAGATCTGAGAATGTATCATTTAAGGAAAATTAACTGGAAAGATCCATCCGTTGTCAAAATCATTGCAGATAAATTATTGTAAATCAACTGTCTAATTGAATGGGCAAAAAATGGAACGACACACTTATTCTATGTAATGTATGACTTTGATTTATATGGCATATTGTGACATAACACGAACCTCTTTATGAAAGCTTTATTCTTTTGTAAACAGTGTCAATCATAATTGTACTTTTGATTcataaatgatgataatgatgatgactgTGATCATGTTTCTTGTTGTTATCATTATTTGGATCATTAAAATATTCTCTGGACTCTCTACTCATAATCTTCATCTCATAATCACCACATTACTtcacaaaacactgcaacaaatGTGTTTGAACAACTAAAGGCTGCAAGTCAGTGACAGTCATTAAGTGTGTAAATCATCAGTCACCTCCACCTTTGATGTAAGCCACCTGTAATTGTAGCTGGTAAATTAGTTGGTTAAAATCCTATATGTATGCTAATCTTCCATGGGGTCACAGTACAGGGACATTATACTGTATGGtgtatgttttacttttgtgGTATTATCTGATGTGTTTGAATGACAGTAAACTTACTGTTTGTGTTAACATTTTGTGGTTGCTAAGTTTTCAGTCACAGCCAACTGCAACAACATGCGACACGTCTTTCGTAACTGAGGAGGAAATCTGATTGAGAGTGCAAAACCAGATGCTGACAAGTACATGAAATTGCTCTAATACAAATGTAATATGTCATAAAAAGATATATTCTGACTTCAGCTCTCTTTTACTTGAACAGTTGGATCTACAGATGCAGCATAGTATGTGCATGTCCAGCTTCAGTATGGAGGAGGCAGCTGTTTTAACAAATTTTATGACAACCCTCAATTACTGACAGATGCTGCTGTGACGTTCTTGTCAGGTGGTGCAGTGTGAAGGGAGGGGACAGTAAGAGATGTAATAATGGCCAGATGGTGATTCATACAATCAGCACAAAGCAGAAACACTGGCAAAGTTACAGGTGCTGTTCCAGACAGGATGTAGTGCTATAATGTACCAACATATGCATAATGCAGCTCATCTTTCAATGAAGACACATTCTGTTataagagaaaacatttttagttaCAGTGCACAAACACTTCAAGTGTAAGTGGATACAAGAGATTCAGTAGACTTCAGGGTGAAAAGGAATGTTTCCTGTGCTGCCTGTAGTTCCTCCTCAGGGTGGGTGGTGACATAACTAACCACAGATATGGACCTGTCAGAGTTAGAACAGGGAAATACTTCTGCAGCAGATTCATCCTTAACTGACTGGAGAGCTTTAAGGAAGGTATGTTATTTTGCCACTGATTAATCCAGTGAGGCTGATTACAGGAAATATGACCAAAAAAATCATCAGACTTTGGCTGTACATTAGATTTGGAAAATAAAGCAATTTatttaaactcattaaataaGCTATATTGCTCCATTTCAGATTATTTGCTGCTTCCATGGGTTGataattacaaaaataacaataaaaaaataagatttcACAGTTAAGGTACTGTCAGTCTGATAACATTGCTAAAATGTTTGATCCACAAGTTGTCTTCCCATTTTATGTGTCTAACTGTTGGGAAACTGTTTCATTTCGCAGCAACGCCTGGTTAGACATTAGATACTATAGtaacaaatcaacaaacaagACAATTATCAAGAATGGTCTTAAAGTTACAGTGGGGTATAAATGCTTTGATTTCTAGACAATGTTGCAGATTGttccatgaaaacaaaaacaggttaTATATAACTCTTATCTCGTGGCTCCTGGAGCATCAACCAGTCACTAGAGTGAGTTAATTATGAGCTTTataaaaaccagaaaaaaagggCAAAACTTTCATATTGCCCCATATTGCCACTGCAGGTCTCAAGATAAGAATGGAGACAACCACTACCCCTTTCTATCATGACAATACAACAAGTGCATCTGGACAACATGGACCTGACAACTATGCTGGACTGACAAAGTCTCTCTACACCCTATCTGCCATTATTTACTCCCTGGCCTTCATTCTTGGTGTGCTCGGGAATGGAGTGGTTATCTGGGTGACCGGGTTCAAGATGAAGAAAACAGTTAACACAGTTTGGTTCCTCAACCTCGCTGTGGCCGACTTCCTCTTCACAGCATTCCTGCCCTTCACTGTGACATACGTGGCTTTGGATTTCCACTGGCCTTTTGGCAACTTCATGTGCAAACTGAACACCACTGTGACCTTTCTAAACATGTTTGCCAGTGTCTACATCCTGGTGGTGATCAGTGTGgacagatgtgtgtctgtggtgtggcCCGTCTGGGCCCAGAACTGCCGAAATGTGCGCAGGGCGTCCTGTGTGAGTCTGGGTGTTTGGGTACTGGCTCTGATTTTCAGCGTTCCATACTTCATCTTCAAGGACACTGAGCATTATCatgatgaaaacatcaccatCTGCTTTGACAACTTTGCTCTTTCTGATGATTATGAAACACCATCTGTGATTCAGCTGGGACAGTTTCGTCATCAGGCCATGGCCATCACTCGCTTCCTCCTGGGATTTGTTGTCCCCTTCACTGTCATTGTCTCCTGTTATGCTGTGATAATCCATCGTCTCAGGAGGAGCCGCACTCTGACCAGCCAGTCAAGTCGGTCCTTTAAGATCATTGCTGCTGTTATCACCACTTTTTTCTTGTGCTGGGCTCCTTATCACATCATGAGTCTAATTGAGATGGTTCATTTCACAGGTGGTGGAAGTGAAACATTACATCATGTCATTGCTATCTGTATGCCTATAGCCACCAGCCTGGCCTTTCTCAACAGTTGTCTGAACCCACTGCTGTATGTGTTCATGGGCCAAGATTTCAAGGATAAAGTCCGCAAATCCATCCTGAATGTATTGGAGACTGTCTTCCAGGAAGAGGAGACTCCATCTCACATTGACACAAAGTCAGTGGACACCAGTCAAAGCAATGACAAGTCTGCTCTTAATACTGAGGTCTAAGGCTGTTAATGACATAAAGAAACAAATACTGAAACTGTACATAGCttatatcagtgttttcttttattgtctttatAAAGGGACTTTCAAGATGAGATGagaattgttgggtctctctctgtaaatataataatataaggagaacagtctagacctgctctatttGAAAAAtaccttgagataacttctgttgtgatttggtgctatataaatgaaagtgaattgaattgaattgaattgagcCATAAACATTATCTCAGATTGTATAAGTTATCAAGTCCATTAGACTTTATTGccttacttggcaataaagtctattctgattctgattctgattataACTACACCTATGGTGTCCTATTGTTGGCTGCTCTTTGACTCACAGCAGTGTCCTCAGTCTGTAACTGAAGATACTGTCTGTATACCCAAGCTAGAAGGGTTTGTAAACccttgaaaaaaacaacattacttTAAGGTTGAATTTGTGTAAAACAAGCACCAAAAAAATGTGATCAAAAAAGagaactttgttttgtttttgttttaattaatctCTCACATGCACAGCAGATTCTGATGACCATGTCCTCGCCTGTAtgtgacaaaagaaaacacagtaatgaAACAAATATCAGTTGTTTATTTAAGTAATACAATTTTAGAATATGTTGATAGTTAAAATGTTGGATCATCACCTAAATATCATTCTAATAAGGGTATTTTGACTAATAACATTATGTTTTGttgtacacacatgcaaaagTATCCAAACTGAATAACATGTAAAACAATGAGCCATTTTTGACAAGATACAGCTTTCATCATTTGAAAATAGCTATTACATTAGTTTATAGTTGAATTTGTGCAACACAAGATGTTGTAAGATTTGGTTGAAAAGGGGAATTAATCATCTGTCCTGTACACTCCAGTGGTTGTTGATTTTTATGTCCTTGCCTGTAtgaaacagcaaataaaacaagTATCACTTTTACGTTTATAAGCTGTGATTGTAACCTATTTTAATCATTAGAAATGCAGGCTCATCATGTAAATATCATAGTAATAAGAGTATTTTACAGGAGCATCATGTCTATTTTGCTGTACAGAATAGTAGGCTGTAAACTAACATATGATTTTACTGAATATAAAATCTACAGTGCGAAATAGTGTTGTGTAACTGCTGCACAAACCGGTCTATAGAAATATAATTTCCCACCTTCCCACTCACACCCAACTCAACCCAGCCACATCACGATTTTGTGTACATAATTTGGtacatgacagtgtgtgtgtgtgtgtgtgtgtgtgttgtctctttATAAAAGCTTTATTCTAATGAAAAGGATGCAAAtgataatttgtttttttaatctttgttttaGCTCTCATGATCAACTATACTAAGAGTCaatgaatgatgatgattgtTATTCTCGTTATTGTTATTAccattatttacattattaaaatattattctgACTTGACTGTTTTTCTGCTCTTAGTGTTCATCTCATAATCAACACATAACTTCACCAAACACTGTGCCTGGATTCTCCCTCTCCATGATGCAGTTATGAAAATCtatacacagagagacaacTCATCTGATATAACACCTGATAATACATTATTATAACTAACAAGTTGTCAGCTACAGAATGAATGTTTGCTCTCTATCATTGTTATTATATACTTGGTCAGTGTATGGAGCTGTTTCACATTATCAGGTGCCTCACAGTTTGTTATGCTTATGACGGCGACACATCAGTTTACAATAGGTGTAACATTTGTTGTGTGGGCAGTGAATTGACATGGCTCCTGTGCTGTACTGGTAACATCTGTCATATCTGATAAAGCACCACAGGTTCAGATATTGTTTACTGTAGAGTATTGTAACTGGACCAACACACTAAACGTCTCCATGGATCGGGGGCCTGTTCAGAGAGTACGCAAAATTgaatgcatcacacacacaaaaatgattgCAAGTCATTCACAAAAGTagctcagaaaaaaatgtcccATCATCTTTGAAAAGAATTCATGTCATCGCTTCAGAGCTGACAAAGGTGCTCTCAGCCACCAGTAAGGAGCTCCACTGTGTAAAAGCCACtgattcagtcagtgacagtTGTGATCCAGTGTTGTCAGTTCAGTCTGAAGATTCAGTCTTTAAGATccattatctctctctgtcGATAACAAAGTGTTGCCAGTAGTGTTCAGGGAAACGTCTGCATTTACTCAACTTACAAGCTGTTTCTTAATCAAAGATGGCAGTGACACTTCATACGTGTTTCTAAATTTAAGAGGAAATCTGATTATGAGTGCAAAACAGGATGCTGACAGCAAGAAGCATGGAGAGAGTTAAAACCTGTGTCATTTACCCAATCCCAACTactttgatgatgatggaaCAGATCATTGGATATCTGAAGAAACCTTTTTTTGATGAATTGCTGTGTATTACATGTGGTCCCGCCTCAATGTGACACATATAAGGAGTCCTCAGAGCACACAGTTTTCATTAATCAGAGTTTGACCAGAGTTACTTCTGCTGTGGACATATCCTCATCTGCCTGACGAGCTTTGAGAGAGGTACTGTTGTCCTTAATAACAATACGCTGTCCTTTAAATTTAATGGAGgtaaacaagacacaaaaagtGTCTGATAGGCTGATGGAATTGCTTTATAAAGGTGAAATACTAGAGCCTATTTAGcctactttgtttttctgtttgttttgtttctgtttgtttttatttcttttgttagtTTGCCTTGTGGACAAAGATTTTTGATACTTACAGGATGATTTAACTGTCAAACTGATTATATCAGCCTATATAGTCACTATATAGTCACTTGAATATCatcaaaaaagagaaagtggtTTCATGTAGCCTGAGCAGACTCTGACTTTTAATGATGATCTTGACCAAAACTTAGGGccattttttcttgttttgtaagTGAGTGATTGaggaagtttttgttttttttaacggACACAAAACACTGGCACGAAAGGTTTGGTAACATTTTCAGaattatctgtttattttttcatcatgtcaTTGCAGGTCTCAAGATAAGAATGGAGACGACCACTACCTCTTTCTATCACAACAATGCAACAAGTGCATCTGGACAACATGGACCTGACAAGTATGCTGGACTGACAAAGTCTTTCCACACCATGTCTGCCATTATTTACTCCCTGGCCTTCTTTCTTGGTGTGCTCGGGAATGGAGTGGTTATCTTGGTGACCGGGTTCAAGATGAAGAAAACCGTTAACACAGTTTGGTTCCTCAACCTCGCTGTGGCCGACTTCCTCTTCACAGCATTCCTGCCCTTCACTGTGACATACGTGGCTTTGGATTTCCACTGGCCTTTTGGCAACTTCATGTGCAAACTGAACACCACTGTGACCTATCTAAACATGTTTGCCAGTGTCTACATCCTGGTGGTGATCAGTGTGgacagatgtgtgtctgtggtgtggcCCGTCTGGGCCCAGAACCACCGAAATGTGCGCAGGGCGTCCTGTGTGAGTCTGGGTGTTTGGGTACTGGCTCTGATTTTCAGCGCTCCATACTTCATCTTCAGGGACACTGAGCATTATCATGATGAAAAAATTACCATCTGCTTTGACAACTTTGCTCTTTCTGATGATTATGAAACACCATCTGTGATTCAGCTGGGAGAATTTCGTCATCAGGCCGTGGCCATCACTCGCTTCCTCCTGGGATTTGTTGTCCCCTTCACTGTCATTGTCTCCTGTTATGCTGTGATAATCCATCGTCTCAGGAGGAGCCGCACCTTGGCCAGCCAGTCAAGTCGGTCCTTTAAGATTAT
The window above is part of the Lates calcarifer isolate ASB-BC8 linkage group LG15, TLL_Latcal_v3, whole genome shotgun sequence genome. Proteins encoded here:
- the LOC108890257 gene encoding chemerin-like receptor 1 isoform X1; its protein translation is MAIQTVNMEQLHFQQPQANMSSTHMEKNTLHSRITGGHEKTQHRSFSDSKTMMELMTVDPFYIMNTTDVGGRNGSLYEDDEEYDYDHTELKQSLNIMSLIVYSLAFVLGVLGNGVVIWVTGFKMKKTVNTVWFLNLAVADFLFTAFLPLSVTYTAMDFHWPFGNFMCKVNSTISFLNMFASVYILVVISVDRCVSVVWPVWAQNHRSVRKASFVSLGVWVLALILSGPYFIFKDTGPSYHNENIINCFTNFALSDDYETPSVTQLRHFRHQAMTITRFLLGFVVPFTVIVSCYAVIIHRLRRNRTLASQSSRPFKIIAAVITTFFLCWAPYHIMGLIEMVNHTVSHSSEILDQVTTIGVPIATSLAFLNSCLNPLLYVFMGQDFKDKVRKSILNVLETAFQEEVSRSYTYTNSMVTSRSKEKSVSDAEV
- the LOC127143299 gene encoding chemerin-like receptor 1 isoform X1 — translated: METTTTPFYHDNTTSASGQHGPDNYAGLTKSLYTLSAIIYSLAFILGVLGNGVVIWVTGFKMKKTVNTVWFLNLAVADFLFTAFLPFTVTYVALDFHWPFGNFMCKLNTTVTFLNMFASVYILVVISVDRCVSVVWPVWAQNCRNVRRASCVSLGVWVLALIFSVPYFIFKDTEHYHDENITICFDNFALSDDYETPSVIQLGQFRHQAMAITRFLLGFVVPFTVIVSCYAVIIHRLRRSRTLTSQSSRSFKIIAAVITTFFLCWAPYHIMSLIEMVHFTGGESETLHHVIAICMPIATSLAFLNSCLNPLLYVFMGQDFKDKVRKSILNILETVFQEEETPSHTYTNSMVTSQSKEKSVSDEVQHCL
- the LOC108890257 gene encoding chemerin-like receptor 1 isoform X2; this encodes MMELMTVDPFYIMNTTDVGGRNGSLYEDDEEYDYDHTELKQSLNIMSLIVYSLAFVLGVLGNGVVIWVTGFKMKKTVNTVWFLNLAVADFLFTAFLPLSVTYTAMDFHWPFGNFMCKVNSTISFLNMFASVYILVVISVDRCVSVVWPVWAQNHRSVRKASFVSLGVWVLALILSGPYFIFKDTGPSYHNENIINCFTNFALSDDYETPSVTQLRHFRHQAMTITRFLLGFVVPFTVIVSCYAVIIHRLRRNRTLASQSSRPFKIIAAVITTFFLCWAPYHIMGLIEMVNHTVSHSSEILDQVTTIGVPIATSLAFLNSCLNPLLYVFMGQDFKDKVRKSILNVLETAFQEEVSRSYTYTNSMVTSRSKEKSVSDAEV
- the LOC127143299 gene encoding chemerin-like receptor 1 isoform X2 is translated as METTTTPFYHDNTTSASGQHGPDNYAGLTKSLYTLSAIIYSLAFILGVLGNGVVIWVTGFKMKKTVNTVWFLNLAVADFLFTAFLPFTVTYVALDFHWPFGNFMCKLNTTVTFLNMFASVYILVVISVDRCVSVVWPVWAQNCRNVRRASCVSLGVWVLALIFSVPYFIFKDTEHYHDENITICFDNFALSDDYETPSVIQLGQFRHQAMAITRFLLGFVVPFTVIVSCYAVIIHRLRRSRTLTSQSSRSFKIIAAVITTFFLCWAPYHIMSLIEMVHFTGGGSETLHHVIAICMPIATSLAFLNSCLNPLLYVFMGQDFKDKVRKSILNVLETVFQEEETPSHIDTKSVDTSQSNDKSALNTEV